The Phosphitispora fastidiosa DNA segment CCCTCAGGGCAATTGGATTGGAGGAAGCCAATGCTGTCACTTCTTAATTTTTTTGCCGGAATAGCCCTGCTTTTATTTGGCATGCGCTTCATGCGGGACGGTCTGGAAAGCGCCGCCCGGAGAAGAATGCAGGAAGCCCTGAAAACACTTACGCGGAATCCCTTGACAGGTTTTATCACCGGCACTGTAATTACCGCTCTTGTCCAGAGCAGTACGGCAGTAACTGTAATCACCATCGGTTTTGTCAATGCCGGGATTCTAACATTTTCCCAGGCAGTAGGAATAGTGCTGGGGACAAATGTGGGCACATGTATAACCACACAAATAATATCCTTTAGGATTGAGAACATTGCCCTTCCTGCTATCGGTCTGGGAGCGCTGCTGATAGTTGTACCCCGAAAAAAATCTCTGCGCTGCCTGGGGCAGTCAATTACGGGCTTCGGGATAATCTTTCTCGGAATCAATACCATCTCTGATGCCTTGGAACCATTGAAAAATTCCCCGCACTTTGTAGATCTGCTTGCCCAGGTAAGTTCAAATGCCTTCTTTGGTGTAGTTGCCGGCACCTTCTTTACAGCGCTGATCCACAGCAGTGCGACAACCACCGGGATTGTGATTACCCTTTCCCGCCAAGGCCTGGTTGATTTGCCCACATCAATAGCAATCATTCTGGGCAGCAACATCGGCACCTGCATCACCGGCGTTCTGGCCGCAATCGGGACTCCGCCTGCAGCAAAACAGGTGGCAGCGGCACACGTCCTGCTGAATGTGGTCGGTGCAATAGCAGTTATTCCGTTTATCCTGCCTTTTGCACATCTGGTGGAGACAACTGCAACGGCGCTCCCCCGCCAGATTGCCAATGCCCATACCATATTTAATGTACTCAGTTCACTGTTGGTACTCCCCTTTACACAGTATTTTACAAAGCTGGTAAAGAAATTAATACCGGATTAAATGGTTCGGACAGCGATATTTTTCCGGCAAAGTTACATAAAAATATTGTAAATTAACGAGTTTTGGGTTACTTTAATATAGTACAGATTGAAAGGAGAATTGCCATGCATCTGGAAGCCCTTGAAAAGGTTCTGGGAATTGCCGGAAGAAATCCAAGAGTACTGCTGAGCCCGTCTTACTTCATGAAAATTTCTGCCCGTCTCGATATCGACAGCCACATCGAAGGTGACCGCATAGTGTTACGTTATAACGGTCGTGAAGCGCAAGCAGCAGTAATCACCCCGGAAAACTGTGAAAAATATAAATGCAGGGTACAGGAAGGGAAAAACGGTACAATGATTTACGAATACATAAATGCCCTGGTGACCCTGTTTACAGATGAGGAGGTGCCCCCCTCCCCTCATGATAAACTGGGGCCAACAGCCGAGTTCTACTGCAGTTGGGGAGCTGAAATATTGCGAAAAAAACTTCTCTAAAAAACGGGACTGCCAAATGGCAGCCCCGTTTTTTTTAGACTTTGAAGTTTTCCACCATACTCTTTAATTCCTCGGAGAGATTAACCAGAACCGATGCCGAGGCAGCCACTTCCTCAATAGAAGCTGTCTGCTCTTCTGCCGCCGCCGCTACCTGCTCCGCGCTGGCAGCGGTTTCCTCAGAGATGCTGGCAATATTCTGCATGGCCGCAACCGCTTGTTCGGCGCCTGCGGCCATTTCCTCAGCTGCTGCCGATACCTCCAGGATTCTTCGGTTGACGTTATTAATTGAACTCACAATATCATTAAACGCCTCACCGGCTTTGTTTACTATACTGGTACCGCTTTCGACCTCAACAATACCTGATTCCATCGCTGTTACTGTCTTATCGGTCTCTTCCTGGATTTCCATTACCAGATCGGAAATCTCCTTAGCTGCCTGGCCTGACTGTTCTGCCAGTTTGCGTACCTCCTCAGCAACCACGGCAAAACCACGGCCCTGCTCACCCGCCCTGGCAGCCTCAATTGCGGCATTTAGTGCCAGCAGATTAGTCTGTTTGGCGATACCAGTAATTACGTCAACAATATATCCTATCATCTTTGATTTCTTGCCCAAATTACTAACCGTAGCAGCAGTTAAATTAACTGTGGTATTTATATTCTTCATCTGCGAAACTGCATCCTGTATGGAACTGGCGCCTTTGCAGGCAGTGGCGCTGGCTTCCCCGGAAATATTCATCACATCATGGGCATGTCCGGCGACATCCTGGATACCCTTTGACATCTCCCCGATGACCATTGATGTTTGCTCAACGCTCTTTGCCTGGTCCTCTGTTCCTGTTGCCACCATGTGAATAGTTGCCGCAATCTGTTCTGTGGTTTTAGATGATTCGGCAGCCCCGTTATTAAGCAGGTCAGCTGAACTGGCCACATGTTCAGATACAGAATGAATCTTTTCAATCAATCCGGCAATATTGGAGACCATACTGTTAAAATTATCTCCCAGACAGGCAAATTCATCATTTGTATTAATATTAAGGCGCGCCGTGAGATCACCGCTTTCAGCTCTGGTCATTCCCTCAACTATTGTGGGAATGGGTCTGGAAATAATTCTGGTTAGAAAGTAGAAAATTATCCCTGTTCCTACCATAGCCAGGTAAGCTCCAATCATCATCCGCATCCGGATACTGTTCACAAGGCTGGTGGACTCCTGTCGGGGAATCCGGACAGCCAGGAATCCGGCAATATCACCAGACTGGTCGGTAACCGGCATAACTCCGGTAAGTTCTTTAGTCCCGGCAATTTCGACTTCTTTTACAAAAGCCGAACCTTCCTGCTGCATTTCAGAGAGTATTTCAGGTGCTACCCGGTATTCCTCCGGGTCTGCTATTCCTTCGATGTTGGCTGCCACCAGTTCAGTCCCCAGATATATCAGAAACTCATTACCGGTACGCTCAGCTATTGTGTCCATCAACATTGAATCAGAGTTAATTTCGTTTTCTCCCTTAAACAATACGCCTCCCTTAATCAGCCATTCTCCGGGATAAGTACCTTCAATAAGCTCATCGGTAAGGTTGATATTTTCCAAAAGCCGGCCCTCTAAAAGCGATAACCCATATTGATCCATGGTATTGAGGGCATATAACCCAATCCCTGTGGAAATACACAGCAGCATCAGGACAAATACTATGACAAGTTTGAAACCAAAACCTATCCGCAACAATCACATCCCCTTCCCAGGACGAGTTACATAGACAACCATATTGATAATTATATGAATATCGATTTTGACAATTATACGATATCGATTTTGTTCGACAAAATACTGGAATTTCCTGCTTTTTGGATTGACTTTTGTAAAATGGCAAACAAAAAACCCGTGAGATACGGGTTTATGCCAAACCAAGCCACGGCTGCGGCAGCTTATTTTCTGCCGCTATTCAGCTCACAGTCAAGATAACCTATAGTATAACATTCCCTTGCGTGGGCTTCCAATATCCCGGCCAGAGCAGTCATTACTGCAGCCTGGTTCTCACGGGATTTAATATACGGGAAAATCAGTTTCTTGCAGGTTTCATTGTTTTTTTGCAGCAACTGCCTAATCCCGCGCTTTTCATTTGTATCCAGGAGACCTATTACCCTGTCATGAAGGACCTCAAGCTCGAAATGACCGCCCGGGACAACCTTTAACAGGGGTTCGCTTTTTTCTTCCATAAGCAACACCTCCGCGGTAATATTATAACCGCGATTACAGGCAATTACACCTCTGGAATAATCATTCATACTTTTTATGAGACAACCTCCACCACAAATCAATAAAGAAAAAGGCAAAAGCCAGAAACACCATCGCTCCTGCCATGCTGACATATATACCAAAACTCTGTTTTAGCCAGAATACCAACACACAATAGGCAACCATGGCTGCGACACCAAACCCCCATGTTACCAAAGCCACTGATATTTTCCTGGCCTCAGCCATAACCGCACTTTTTATTTTTTCAGCCATTCTATGTTCCTCCGGTTATCTGATAGAATTTCTATGCCAAGTCCTATTCTTTCTCCTGTACCTATGACGTCTTCTTCTCCGCTTAGTTACATTCCAGGCTACAAACAGACCCAGCATCAGGCCCCCCGCCAACAGAGGATTAACAGGCGCTATTTGGGTTATCTCTTTTGCCTTAACTTCATTGCCTGCCACCAGATCTATTGAACCGAGGTTTTTTTCTGAGAGATGAAAAGTTATTTTACCGAGTACCTGGCCTTTTTTCACCGGAGCCCTGATATCATCTGCTACTGCCACCTTCTCAGTTACCGTACCGCTTTCACCCCTGGGAACGGTATAATAAAAGTCCTCTGCTGTTTTCAGGACCACATCCCCGATGCCATTGCTGACTGCTGCCTCCCGGACTAAAGTACCGGCCTCCTTGGCTCTTATGGTATTATACCCGGAGAATCCGTAGTCCAGCAGGTTCCCGGCATCAGTCCAGACGACAGACCCCGGTTCCCCCATGACTACTGCTATCATTTCCTGGTCTCCCCTGGCTGCTGAGGCCACCAGACAGTTCTTTGCCTCCTTGGTATACCCCGTCTTTATCCCTGTTGCTTCCTCATAGCGCCACAGAAGCTTATTGGAATTTTGCAGCCATTTGACATCAGAATCATCTTTCCTCGGAATCACCTTTACCTTGGTACTCACGAACTCCCTAAATACCGGGTTCCGCATGGCATACCTGGCAATTACCGCCAGGTCATAGGCTGTCGAATAGTGCTCAGGGTCCGGCAGACCATGAGGGTTAACAAAATTAGATTTTACCGCCCCCAACTCTCTAGCCTTATTATTCATCAGCTCACTAAAGGCAGGAACGGAGCCGGCTATATGCTCTGCAACAGCAACTGCTGCATCATTAGCGGATTTTACAAAGAGGGAATAGAGCAGATTTTCCATGGTAATGGTTTCCCCTTCATGAAGCCCGATAGCAGAAGGTATCACCAGTGTCGGGTTTTTGCCTCCGGTCACTATATCGGTAAGCTTTGTGCGTTCAATGGCAATGATGCCTGTAAGTATCTTTGTAGTGCTGGCAGGAGGCAGGGGAACATGTGCATTATATTTATAAAGTATTTCTCCACTTTTGCTATCCATGAGCAGGGCTGCTTTTCCGGACACCTGGGGAGGTACCGCTGCCTGCTGCTGGGCAGCTCCGGCAGGAGATATCAGGCATGTCGTTAAAAATAAAAACAATAGCAGTCCGCAACCGATTCTACGTACCAGTGTAATCACTCCTGTTGTGCTTTTTGATCCCGGAAACTCACTGTATTTGACTGACAGTACATAAAAATTATACCCTCTCATTCTCCCCAGTGCAACCCGTTCATCCCGCCCAAATCATGCCCCGATGCATCTGCAAGTTGCATTTTAAGCGGGTTTGACTTAAAATTAAACCATTAGCGGTAATTTTTTCTAACCAAAGGAGGAACATCCAGTGTCACTATTCAATCGCAACAAAACAATCGAAGTAAATAGTCTCGGTGGAAATATTCTCGAA contains these protein-coding regions:
- a CDS encoding Na/Pi cotransporter family protein — translated: MLSLLNFFAGIALLLFGMRFMRDGLESAARRRMQEALKTLTRNPLTGFITGTVITALVQSSTAVTVITIGFVNAGILTFSQAVGIVLGTNVGTCITTQIISFRIENIALPAIGLGALLIVVPRKKSLRCLGQSITGFGIIFLGINTISDALEPLKNSPHFVDLLAQVSSNAFFGVVAGTFFTALIHSSATTTGIVITLSRQGLVDLPTSIAIILGSNIGTCITGVLAAIGTPPAAKQVAAAHVLLNVVGAIAVIPFILPFAHLVETTATALPRQIANAHTIFNVLSSLLVLPFTQYFTKLVKKLIPD
- a CDS encoding methyl-accepting chemotaxis protein; protein product: MRIGFGFKLVIVFVLMLLCISTGIGLYALNTMDQYGLSLLEGRLLENINLTDELIEGTYPGEWLIKGGVLFKGENEINSDSMLMDTIAERTGNEFLIYLGTELVAANIEGIADPEEYRVAPEILSEMQQEGSAFVKEVEIAGTKELTGVMPVTDQSGDIAGFLAVRIPRQESTSLVNSIRMRMMIGAYLAMVGTGIIFYFLTRIISRPIPTIVEGMTRAESGDLTARLNINTNDEFACLGDNFNSMVSNIAGLIEKIHSVSEHVASSADLLNNGAAESSKTTEQIAATIHMVATGTEDQAKSVEQTSMVIGEMSKGIQDVAGHAHDVMNISGEASATACKGASSIQDAVSQMKNINTTVNLTAATVSNLGKKSKMIGYIVDVITGIAKQTNLLALNAAIEAARAGEQGRGFAVVAEEVRKLAEQSGQAAKEISDLVMEIQEETDKTVTAMESGIVEVESGTSIVNKAGEAFNDIVSSINNVNRRILEVSAAAEEMAAGAEQAVAAMQNIASISEETAASAEQVAAAAEEQTASIEEVAASASVLVNLSEELKSMVENFKV
- a CDS encoding D-alanyl-D-alanine carboxypeptidase family protein, with protein sequence MRGYNFYVLSVKYSEFPGSKSTTGVITLVRRIGCGLLLFLFLTTCLISPAGAAQQQAAVPPQVSGKAALLMDSKSGEILYKYNAHVPLPPASTTKILTGIIAIERTKLTDIVTGGKNPTLVIPSAIGLHEGETITMENLLYSLFVKSANDAAVAVAEHIAGSVPAFSELMNNKARELGAVKSNFVNPHGLPDPEHYSTAYDLAVIARYAMRNPVFREFVSTKVKVIPRKDDSDVKWLQNSNKLLWRYEEATGIKTGYTKEAKNCLVASAARGDQEMIAVVMGEPGSVVWTDAGNLLDYGFSGYNTIRAKEAGTLVREAAVSNGIGDVVLKTAEDFYYTVPRGESGTVTEKVAVADDIRAPVKKGQVLGKITFHLSEKNLGSIDLVAGNEVKAKEITQIAPVNPLLAGGLMLGLFVAWNVTKRRRRRHRYRRKNRTWHRNSIR